CTTATCTCATTCTGAGGCTATGCTCGCTCATTAAGTGCTTAAGtgacttatttgtttttgaaagacAAAATATCGCAATAAGACACTTCGTTTTGTTCTGCGGTGCATAGTGAGGTTCAGCAGACCCATGCCAGTGTGAGTGTACATTGCTTCTTTAAAACTAAACTACACTACCAACCAGGATTTCATACTATTTATGTCCtcctaacattttttttttttttttatagcgaCATGCATGAAAACAGGATTTAATTAGAAATTTCATCTCTGTTGACACTACCAGAAAATCTTTTTTACCCTAAAAGGAGGAAGGAAGCGCCTTTTTAGTGTTGACATATGGCTAATGTCAGTGTGACACAGTAAAGTagcatgttttttcttgtttgagtTTGTTGTACTTGTGTCTGAAGGCAAATACTATAAACAAAAGCATACCTGCcccatttgtttatttttgtgtatacATTCCAACTTATGCTTGCAGACGCTGGAGCTGCCACTCTTAAAATTATTCCCGAAAgatattttccaaaaaaaagCTCTGAATAAACACTATGTTaaaacaaatttgtgtttttgactctTATCATTGAGGACAGGtacttcattttattcaaaactCTAAATGTactatgaaaacattttaattacttgaTTAGAAGGTCAAATTAAATCATGCATACTTCAATttcaaattttgtttcataatacTATAGACTTAAAAATAACTCAACTGGCATCTTCTATCAGGAACTGTGCCTGATAAGAGGAAGTGTAAAAGCGGTTTAGGTTTGTGACAGATATTGTTCCCACCTGTCTTTGGTTAAATATTACTCACTTTAAAACCCCTACACCTCCTAAAAAATCTACTTTTTCCTGTTATAAATAGCCCCAGGCAAGCAAGCTTATTTTGCCTAAGAAGTCATGGGTGGAAATAAATTGTCATGTGGCTGTCTTATAGATGGGAGCTAACTAGTGGAGAGTTATAAGCAAAAATGCCCTTCAATGCGATGCTTTACCAAGGCGTTGAGCCTACCGTACCTGACCTGCAGCTGATCTTTGATGATGCTGGATGACACCTGGGAGAGAAATGCAGAGAGAACATGCCAGCATGTtaatctttatgtttttgtgtgttttcacaacATGTTAAGGTCAGTAAATGGTTGTTTACTAAATCAGTCTGTTGGTTTTTGTGGCAGTTTGCATGGAAATTAAAGTGAAAGTGGATAGTGAACGGAATCCTGTATAAACAAtgctttttattataattttatacTATTTTTAGTCATGTCAGGGTCGTGGAAACTCAGAGGGGAgttgttaaaaacaaatcattcattttcaaaattagGAACCAGGCCCATACATGTATGCAGATAATCAGAAACATTTACACAGAGCTTGAATAAAGTTTGAATAATACAAAGGGACACTACAATAACAAACCATATGAGAGAGGCCTTTCCTTATTTCATGCTTGGTCCTtcaaatgaagacattttattgaaatacatttattttatttaggaaGTCAGGTTTTTAAATAGGTTTTCAacaacttctttctttttggatCTTCCTTCCATTCATCCACAATACGTTCACATCGGTTTAGATAGTTAATTAGTGgtgaaggtagagagagagcTTGTGTGTTTGGATAGTACATGAACAACATTAAATTGTTCTTTCAAAGTAAACACAATCCCTATGGGTGCTTGTTAACAGAAGAGAGAccaattattcttattttctattcatCACAATCTAAGTAAAATCATGTCTGAAGCTTTAGCTGGTGCCTGGTAATTAGAACCCTCATACAGTGTTTATAGGTGGAGGAATAAGCATTATATAATTGGCTTGCTGTAATGTGTGAATGTCTGTCATAATGTATTTATGACAGCTAATCAGGCTTAGTGGAGCTGGGTCAGCGCAGTGTTTGTATATCTGTTAGCAGCAGGGGGTCCAGCATAGAGgagcacatgtgtgtgttttgcagattTCAGCAACACTTCCTTCAGTTTCCTGCACTCTTAAACCCTGGCAATACATTAAATGGGATTACCTACTTACCTGTCCAACGTAATCAGAAGGGTAAGTTTCAAAGTGTATTGATTGCATTGTATTGTATGGAATATTATATCATCATTGTATTCTGAATATGTTCctatttttcatataatttcAAACCCTAtggcttattttattttgttggtaTGTCAACTTTAGTATTGAGACCTTTCACACTATGCTTATTTTCAGCACACAACtacaaaaatgtcagtttaacaAGCTGTTCTTTGTCAAAAGCTCACATACAGTGTGGTAAGAAGGTAGCATGATGTTGGCCCATGTTCGCCGTACTCCTTCACATCTAgaggggtggctgtggcgtagtggagagcaaggtcggtggttcgatacccggcttcggcagtcgatgtgtccttgggcaagacacttaaccccaagttgctcccgaaggcttgccatcggtgtggactggatgttgcatgaatgttagttagagtctgatggtggcaccttgcatggtagcctgtcatcagtgtgtgaatgggtgaatgatatgtaatatactactgattgtaagtcgctttggataaaaagcgtctgctaaatgactgtaatgtaatgtaatgtaatctaccGTGTGATAGCTCAGCCTGATCTTGGGGTTTTCCCTCGGTGCAGGATGATGCCGGCCTTGATACCAGTACCACAGCCTTCCTACTCCCAGGCCAGGGAGAACCTAGTGAAGGCTATCCCACCCAAGCTCCTCTGTCTGCTGGCCTGTGGAGGAGTAGACTGCCGCTATGAAGGACCAGAGTGTTGGAAATTAAATCAGCAGGCCATTCTAGGCCTTTTCTCCTCCTGGTGAGACTGCAGTCTCGTAGATGATGCAGTGTTATGTGCCGTATCAAAAACAGTTAGAGGCAATTTACTTATTATGAACTTTGTCCTATTGCAGGGTGACAGATGACATTATTGCCATGGCACGACCATCCAATCATCTAATGGAAAAGTACAACATCATAGAACAATTTCAAAGGTAATTACTATTATTCCTGCGATGTTTGTGTTGTTCTCCTGTGTGCCTCTGCAGTGTGTGGATATGCATGATACGTTAGTAGTTTAAGGAAGTATGAGCCTACTTAAAAGGTTTGAACATTATCATTGTACAACCCCTTGTGCATATACAGTTAATAAGTTGAAGACAAAGTGGGGAAATGGATCTAGATGAGAAATATccccccacaaaaaaagaaactactgTTACTTTGATTGGGTAAAATGTGGATAAGACATCCAGCATTGCTTTTTAATTATACCAATCATTAAAATGCAATTGTGGACATATAAGTAATTTATTATAacaagaaatatttattttgatacacAAACACGGCACTAGTGTCAACCATTGTCttcataatttatataatttatttattcatatttttcccaGATTGAACATCAGATCAATCATCAACATGCAATTCCATGGAGAGCATGCTCACTGTGGACCTCCCCTAGACCCTGGAAGTGGTTTCACATACTCTCCACAGATCTTCATGGACAATGACAGTGAGATCTTGATACAGTAAATAAACCATATGGAAGACTGTACCACTCACAACCTGGGAAATATAAATAAGCATAAACAGTTAACCGTGAACAAATATTATGAGAGACAGCTGTGGTTTGTACCATAAGAGCGACAACTAACTTCTAATTTGCATTATATAGTGTGCTCTGTGATTCTACATTATTAAATAGCCTACAAACACAGTTATCTTCATGAATGTCCATTATGATCCTAAATGCTTTCATGTATGCACATATCTGTATATTTGCAGTTTACTTTTATAACTTCGGGATGCCAGATTTCGGTGTGTCCTCCCTCGTCGGTATGATTGATGGGGTGAAAGTTTTGGCCTTTGCAGTGAGGGAAGGAAGGGTGGCTGTGCACTGCCATGCAGGCCTGGGCAGAACAGGTAGGAATAATACTGTGTCtactgtttaaataaacactgtgtgtgtcagCTTGTGCACATGTAATGCACTCATGTATATTCAGTGTGTTCACTCGTGAATTCTTGTTGTTCAACAGGTGTCCTGATAGCCTGTTACCTGATTTACACCCTGCGCATCAGCCCGAGTGAGGCCGTCCATTACGTACGGATTAAAAGGCCACACTCGATCCAAACCCGGGCGCAGCTCAGCCAGGTGTTTGACTTTGCACGCCTGCTTGGCACACAGCTGGTCCAATACCCAGACCTCAACATGCGGCACGGAGTCCCTTTCACCCTGCAGCACTACCTAAACCGACAGACAATATTGCTGCATGGCCAGGAGGCGCGCACCCTCAGATATACACCCAAGGTCCAGACCTGATCATTATATAACATTAATCCTTGGATCATGATCATACCTGGCTGCTCTGGAGAACAGCTAACCTCCTCCTCATTTCTGTCCTCCCATTAGGTGGTGTACCTCCTGTGTTTGCATCTCTCCTGCTTAGCCCTGGGTCACCCTGCTCCTCCAGAGATCCAGGCTGAGCTGGAAAAGAGGTCTGTACTGAGGACCTTGAACAGGACTGTGAGAGAGACCTTGGTGTCCAAACAGTACTTGCCCTTACTGAGGGAGGGTCAGAAGGGGGCGAAGGTGAGCTCAGGGTCGGTGTGCTCCTGGGACGAGCCACTGGGATTcttggagaggaagagagaggtgCTGTTGGACAAACGCAGCTACAGCGACTCTGACCTCAGCAAGATCACAGTAATGGAGGTCCAATTTCACATTATTTGTCTACAATTACAATATATTTCTGAATGTCTTCTGTAAACTCAAACTGGTCATTGAGGCTTTTCTcactttgttgcattttgtcCTGAAGGATTTGAAGTTGAGTCCACACTGTACCCCAGCACTTGGAAATGAGAGACAGTGGTGTGTACAGAATTGGATACGACCTGATCTGAGACCTGGTAGTCCGATGCTTGCCACACTTTCACCCGGCCACCAGACCACCAAAGGGGCATCTTATGGACTCAACATCCCAAAATCTAgcatgacaacaaacaacaactgtgCTCAGAGATCAAGGTGCAACGCCAAAAAGGCACTTCCCAAATACAGCTCTAACACTGAGGTAATTCttaataacagaaaatgtaGCCAACAAATAAAGCTTTGAtatgaatgttttaaattattttttctaaatgtcataTAAAGTTGTGCAGAAATCCACATTATCCCGGCCCAACCTCAGTCGCCCGTGCTGTTGCTAAGGCAATGGCTGACCATGGTCTTCCAGAAGCAAACATACTGCAAAGGTCGGCTCTGCTGCAGGTGAAAAATGCTGGTGAAATCCTGGTCTTAAAACatgacacttttattttgagcTCTAAAGCCACCGACTTGATACTATCACTCACCTTCTAAACAGGAGGAACTGAACAGCAGTGACTGTGGCTGGGCTCTGCTGGTCACCGAGTCAGATCCTCAGGTTCTCAGTTGTCTGTTGTGGACCTGGCTGGACAAGTTGAGGGTCAGTGGCAAAAAACACACCTTGAAGTTTTGAATTTCACTTTTCACTTCCCATGCTCTGGTAAACATCTTTTTCTCAGTCCTATCTTGGTTTCTTCCAACTCATCCAGGAGCCTGTTCTGAGTGCAGAGGATGTAAACAGTTTGAGTTGTGGAGCAAACAACAGGAAGTCTCTCAGTGTGCTCAAGAaggtaaataatgaataatcaTTTGGCTCTTCAGCTCTTttgcaaagaataaaaaaggtttattttcaatataaCATTATTACAGCCACAGAGACACACCATCTATTGTCTACTGAGCTGTGTGAGCACGGTGACCAGCTTGTGTCCACACAGAGAGGATGCAGTGCTGCAACGACTGGTGCGAGCACTTACAAGGGTAAGACAAATGTGGAATTAAAGTATGTAAACGTGTGTTCAGTTCAATTACAAACCCTTTTATATGAGGGTGTATTGTTGAGTTTAATaattagccttttttttaaatcaacagcaCCCCCAGGAGGAAATGGGAAGCCTTGCAACTTTGATAAAGGTCCTGAAGGCGAGTTTGAGAGACACCTTCCACTACAACACATACCTCAGGAGGGCCTGCAGCACCAATGCTACACTCTGAAGAGTCCAtatctgaaaacaaaaatgaacagagcagttttattttaaaagttatttcctTTTGGCCACCTGATTGTTGGCAAAATCAAGGTGCAGTAGGCCCTTTTTACATTCATAGCTTCTTCAgattcagggtcctggtattgtgcatgctcaCTGTCATATTGTCATGGCTTCCTGTGACACTTGAGGAGAACAGAGCCAtggttaatgttattagtaacacctctGGGcttctgtgcttttcctactatgaccAGTTAAATTGTCTGCTGTTAAGAAGGCAAATTAGGAAAGCCACTTGTCTTTTTGGAGGTCATGGCAAGATTTGGCTACTGGTGTCCCCAATTCCCAAATCTTACTGATAACATTCTATTATATCTTCCCCTTTACAGCATATCtacaaaaaaagtacacaatGGATGTGGAATCAACACCcctctttacattttttatttagatgtaTCAAATAACTTGCCAACCAAGTAATAAGAACTATGATctcccctgctcctgttccagCCTAAAAAGAGTTAAACAGCTTTCTCTGGcacataaatgttttgtttgtgttgtttttgctcaTACTTTACACACTACCACCTGCTTAGCACAATACATGTGCAAAACTATgccaataacaaaaaaaaggacaatatgtTATATAGGTTTTTGAGTTTACATCCCTATCCTTTTCGAGCATTCATTGCAGATACTGATCAATTTGTACAAAGAAGATTGATTGTATTCTACACCACACAATTAAATAGGCATtagttgtttctgtttatttttcttttttcaagacAAGTGGGTGCACCTACGAGAGGATGGGACCCTAATCCTAATTAATTTATGACATGGTCAAGTCCTGCATATTTTGCTAAAGCCCCCACATTAGAATTCAAAAAGGACACTGATGCAATGTTAACTGTAGGCTAATACAAATTGTTTGATGTTTACTTTAAATAGTATGTATGCTACTGTAGCCTTGAACTAGCAGTTCAAATCCAAACAGTATATCCACAGTGTGATTCTGGGACTTTCATGTCTAATAAATCATTTACACCATCTGCAGAATGCtgtgttttcagtaaaaaaaacattttgggaattgctcacactcacatgcaaacacaacacatattAAACATGCCTGTCAGAAAgttgtctccatggcaacgttGTCATAGTGAAGTTGACAAGCACTAAACAATCTGTGTTTGGGTTCAGTGCTCCTGCCGAGATCCAGGGCTCTGACCATAATACCCATTTTACCTGAAGTAGAGAGAAACTCACAGCAGGATCAGGATAAATaaggtaaaatatttaaactattcATTTTAAGTCAGTAACTGAACTAAACTGAAAGCAAGTCAGTTCATTTCTTGAGTTTTTATGTACTTGGTAGACCTCTTGGTGTATTATGTGCTCACTGGTTTCGGTGTAACATTGGTTAATCTTTACCCACAAATAACTAATATACACTAGGCCTCTATTCCATGAACTTTCCCTAAAAAGTAACAGCACCTATTGCAGTAATTCTCAGTGCTGTGTAATGTTAGGTTTAGTATAAGTTTCAGAAATTGCAACTAACGCTAGTAGAATAATTCATGATTTAGTTAGCTAATTGCCTGTGACAAGTGTAGGAAATAATCAACCACAgaaacatagagagagagagagagagacattat
This is a stretch of genomic DNA from Anoplopoma fimbria isolate UVic2021 breed Golden Eagle Sablefish chromosome 19, Afim_UVic_2022, whole genome shotgun sequence. It encodes these proteins:
- the zgc:77752 gene encoding protein tyrosine phosphatase domain-containing protein 1, yielding MMPALIPVPQPSYSQARENLVKAIPPKLLCLLACGGVDCRYEGPECWKLNQQAILGLFSSWVTDDIIAMARPSNHLMEKYNIIEQFQRLNIRSIINMQFHGEHAHCGPPLDPGSGFTYSPQIFMDNDIYFYNFGMPDFGVSSLVGMIDGVKVLAFAVREGRVAVHCHAGLGRTGVLIACYLIYTLRISPSEAVHYVRIKRPHSIQTRAQLSQVFDFARLLGTQLVQYPDLNMRHGVPFTLQHYLNRQTILLHGQEARTLRYTPKVVYLLCLHLSCLALGHPAPPEIQAELEKRSVLRTLNRTVRETLVSKQYLPLLREGQKGAKVSSGSVCSWDEPLGFLERKREVLLDKRSYSDSDLSKITDLKLSPHCTPALGNERQWCVQNWIRPDLRPGSPMLATLSPGHQTTKGASYGLNIPKSSMTTNNNCAQRSRCNAKKALPKYSSNTELCRNPHYPGPTSVARAVAKAMADHGLPEANILQRSALLQEELNSSDCGWALLVTESDPQVLSCLLWTWLDKLREPVLSAEDVNSLSCGANNRKSLSVLKKPQRHTIYCLLSCVSTVTSLCPHREDAVLQRLVRALTRHPQEEMGSLATLIKVLKASLRDTFHYNTYLRRACSTNATL